The following proteins come from a genomic window of Synechococcus sp. BIOS-E4-1:
- the nuoH gene encoding NADH-quinone oxidoreductase subunit NuoH — protein MVTFLATSAPALVSPGLDLERSFSQALEGFGLSEQAARLIWLPLPMLLVLVAAVVGVLVTVWLERKISAAVQQRIGPEYAGALGVLQPLADGLKLLVKEDIIPARADSLLFTLGPVLVVVPVILSWLIVPFGQNLLISNVGVGIFLWISLSSVQPIGLLMSGYASNNKYSLLGGLRAAAQSISYEIPLALAVLAVVMMSNSLSTVDIVDQQTGAGILSWNIWRQPVGFLIFWICALAECERLPFDLPEAEEELVAGYQTEYAGMKFALFYLGSYINLVLSALLVSVLYLGGWGFPLPVEWLAGWLGQSVDAPLVQVITGTTGIVMTVLKAYLLVFIAILLRWSTPRVRIDQLLDLGWKFLLPLALVNLLVTAALKLAFPVAFGG, from the coding sequence ATGGTGACTTTCCTCGCCACCAGCGCACCGGCTCTGGTCAGTCCAGGCCTGGATCTTGAACGAAGTTTCAGTCAGGCTCTTGAAGGTTTCGGTCTGTCTGAGCAGGCCGCTCGATTGATCTGGCTGCCACTACCCATGCTGTTGGTGCTGGTGGCGGCAGTGGTGGGGGTTCTTGTCACCGTTTGGCTCGAGCGCAAAATCTCAGCAGCGGTTCAGCAGCGCATTGGACCTGAATATGCGGGTGCGCTCGGCGTTCTTCAGCCCCTTGCTGATGGCCTCAAGTTGCTGGTGAAGGAAGACATCATTCCTGCCAGGGCGGACAGTCTGTTGTTCACTCTCGGCCCGGTTCTGGTCGTCGTTCCAGTGATTCTGTCCTGGTTGATCGTCCCCTTCGGTCAGAACCTGCTGATCAGCAATGTGGGAGTGGGCATTTTTCTGTGGATTTCCCTCAGCAGCGTTCAGCCGATCGGTCTGCTGATGAGTGGTTACGCCTCCAACAACAAGTATTCCTTGCTTGGCGGTCTCAGGGCAGCTGCACAGTCGATCAGCTACGAGATTCCTCTCGCGCTCGCCGTGCTTGCGGTTGTGATGATGAGCAATTCTCTCAGCACCGTCGACATTGTCGACCAGCAAACCGGAGCGGGCATCCTCAGCTGGAACATCTGGCGTCAGCCTGTTGGCTTTCTGATTTTCTGGATCTGTGCCCTGGCGGAATGTGAACGCCTTCCCTTCGACCTCCCTGAGGCGGAGGAGGAGCTGGTCGCCGGCTACCAGACTGAGTACGCCGGGATGAAGTTCGCTCTCTTCTACCTCGGCAGCTACATCAACCTGGTGCTGTCAGCTCTGCTGGTTTCAGTGTTGTATCTAGGGGGCTGGGGCTTCCCCTTGCCCGTGGAATGGCTGGCCGGCTGGCTGGGGCAATCGGTCGATGCTCCCCTGGTTCAGGTGATCACAGGAACCACAGGCATTGTGATGACTGTGCTGAAGGCCTATCTGCTTGTGTTCATCGCAATCCTGCTGCGCTGGTCGACGCCGCGGGTGCGTATTGACCAGCTTCTTGATCTCGGCTGGAAGTTCCTGCTGCCACTGGCCTTGGTGAACCTGCTCGTGACCGCAGCTCTGAAACTTGCCTTCCCGGTCGCCTTCGGGGGTTAG
- a CDS encoding citrate synthase — MSQNDGAEIRHERTGLVFRPGLEGVPATQSSICDIDGHAGCLSYRGYPVDDLATHCSFLETTYLLIWGELPTPRQLRDFEDEVQMHRRVSFRVRDMMKCFPSDGHPMDALQSSAASLGLFYSRRAIDDPQYIYDAVVRLIAKIPTMVAAFQLIRKGQDPIQPRDDLAYSANFLYMLMEREPDPMASRIFDQCLILHAEHSLNASTFSARVTASTLTDPYAVVASAVGTLAGPLHGGANEDVLAMLEEIGTPDLAAGYLDEAMASKRKIMGFGHREYRVKDPRAVILQALAEEMFKRFGHDEMYDVARALEAAAETRLGPKGIYPNVDFYSGLVYRKLGIPRDLFTPVFAIARVAGWLAHWREQLGANRIFRPSQIYTGSDLRQWSPLEARVPTITT, encoded by the coding sequence GTGAGTCAGAACGATGGTGCCGAGATCCGTCATGAGCGAACCGGTCTGGTGTTCCGCCCCGGACTTGAGGGGGTGCCTGCCACCCAGTCGTCCATCTGTGACATCGACGGTCATGCGGGCTGCTTGTCCTATCGCGGCTATCCCGTCGACGATCTGGCCACCCACTGCAGCTTTCTTGAAACCACCTATCTGCTGATCTGGGGGGAATTGCCGACTCCTCGGCAGTTGCGCGACTTTGAGGACGAAGTGCAGATGCACCGACGCGTGAGTTTCCGCGTCAGGGACATGATGAAGTGCTTCCCATCCGATGGGCATCCGATGGATGCTCTGCAGTCCAGTGCTGCGTCTCTTGGTCTGTTTTATTCCCGTCGTGCCATCGACGACCCTCAGTACATCTATGACGCGGTCGTCCGGTTGATCGCCAAGATCCCAACGATGGTCGCTGCCTTTCAGCTGATCCGCAAAGGCCAGGACCCCATCCAGCCCAGGGATGATCTTGCCTATTCCGCCAACTTTCTCTACATGCTCATGGAGCGTGAGCCGGATCCAATGGCCTCAAGGATCTTTGATCAGTGCCTGATCCTGCATGCGGAACACAGTCTCAATGCAAGCACCTTCAGTGCTCGCGTCACCGCCAGCACACTCACCGATCCTTACGCGGTTGTCGCCTCAGCTGTCGGCACGCTGGCGGGCCCTCTTCATGGCGGAGCCAACGAAGACGTCCTGGCGATGCTGGAGGAGATCGGTACGCCAGATCTGGCAGCTGGCTACCTCGATGAGGCCATGGCCAGCAAGCGCAAGATCATGGGATTCGGTCACCGTGAATACCGCGTCAAGGATCCTCGTGCTGTGATTCTTCAGGCTCTTGCGGAAGAGATGTTCAAGCGATTCGGTCACGATGAGATGTACGACGTGGCCAGAGCTCTGGAGGCAGCGGCGGAAACCCGTCTTGGCCCAAAAGGGATTTATCCCAATGTGGATTTCTATTCCGGACTTGTGTACCGCAAGCTGGGTATTCCCAGAGATCTGTTCACTCCGGTCTTTGCCATTGCAAGAGTCGCCGGCTGGCTTGCTCACTGGCGTGAACAGCTTGGTGCCAATCGGATCTTCCGACCATCTCAGATCTACACAGGCAGTGATCTGCGCCAATGGTCGCCATTGGAGGCGCGTGTTCCAACCATCACCACTTAA
- a CDS encoding histidine phosphatase family protein has product MRDSSSVDLLLLRHGIAAERVSGRDHPDRPLTDRGMRRTLEVVRQLRMLDVQADSLISSPYRRARQTAELAIQAGLAQSICLDSALKPGGDPWPLVSRLSGCCLFVGHEPDLSTLAANLIGAPLGSLRLRKAGYCHLSWPAHLSDPRGQAELQALLRPRLLLPRSV; this is encoded by the coding sequence GTGCGCGACTCCAGCTCGGTTGATCTTCTTCTCCTGCGCCATGGCATTGCCGCAGAACGTGTGTCGGGCCGTGATCATCCGGATCGCCCCCTGACCGATCGCGGCATGCGGCGAACCCTGGAGGTGGTCCGTCAACTGCGGATGCTGGATGTGCAGGCGGATTCGCTGATCAGCAGTCCTTACCGGCGAGCCAGGCAGACCGCTGAGCTGGCGATCCAGGCTGGGCTGGCGCAGTCGATCTGTCTGGATTCAGCCCTGAAGCCAGGCGGTGACCCGTGGCCTCTTGTCTCCCGCTTGTCCGGCTGTTGCCTGTTCGTCGGCCATGAGCCGGATCTGAGCACTCTTGCGGCGAACCTGATTGGAGCACCCTTAGGGAGCCTGCGTCTGCGTAAGGCCGGATACTGCCATCTCAGTTGGCCGGCTCATCTGAGCGATCCTCGTGGTCAGGCGGAACTCCAGGCATTGCTCAGGCCTCGTCTTTTGCTCCCGCGCTCCGTTTAA
- a CDS encoding DUF3352 domain-containing protein, protein MKGRSFLLALVAVAMVLLTLALGFWWAMARQSPLRIMDRSLELPRAARFMPSDAALTLHWLVDPRQVPAYAQAVAPVRQRHVVNESTRQLRDGVFALAGLDFETELAGWIGPEVSFALLDAPAQQSGEQPKEGWVLALSSRDQDGAKRFLQRFWQTRSLAGTDLQISRYRGMGLISGRGALLGRDPQPIATALIDDDLLLLASGRGVLEQALDVSQLESQHQLGDPVLASDLQSFGRGAAVLIANPAAMDRWLGVPSVITAREDLQGLVAALTPQGSDLALDAVVHFREPRIPVVSQMTDSDALLRDAGGDAETVALLTNPAALLAADANEPLAQWIAPLLRQSLESVPTGAAAAVVGLDEGPMLWQQGPQGWVLGTRPNRPDPDMVDGKLQQLGLTGSTLDSEGQSVQVWTRLARQRRRGEESLQAELAVALERHAGVNWWAETLDGLRRRGESGDLIQRQQQLQELDSASQSGLAQQLAFAAAPSRSHLGQWRPWGLVQGVAGRSLLPAVKGLSIAAGADQNAGSVQDERVSSLRLRARLQLG, encoded by the coding sequence ATGAAAGGGCGCTCGTTCCTGTTGGCTCTGGTCGCCGTGGCCATGGTGCTGCTCACGCTCGCACTGGGGTTCTGGTGGGCCATGGCTCGTCAGAGCCCGCTGCGGATCATGGACCGGTCACTTGAGTTGCCCCGGGCTGCACGTTTCATGCCCAGTGATGCAGCCCTGACCTTGCATTGGCTGGTTGATCCACGTCAGGTACCTGCCTATGCCCAGGCTGTTGCACCAGTTCGCCAACGCCACGTGGTGAATGAAAGCACCCGTCAGCTCAGAGATGGTGTTTTTGCTCTGGCCGGACTTGACTTCGAAACGGAGCTGGCCGGCTGGATTGGGCCCGAGGTCAGCTTTGCCCTGCTGGACGCTCCGGCTCAGCAGTCCGGTGAACAACCCAAGGAGGGCTGGGTCCTGGCACTGTCGAGCCGCGATCAAGACGGGGCCAAACGCTTTCTGCAGCGTTTCTGGCAGACCCGCAGCCTGGCAGGCACGGATCTGCAGATTTCCCGCTACCGCGGCATGGGACTGATCAGCGGTCGTGGTGCCCTGCTGGGAAGGGATCCACAACCGATCGCCACGGCCTTGATTGATGACGATCTGCTGTTGCTGGCTTCAGGGCGAGGTGTGCTTGAACAGGCGCTTGATGTCTCCCAGCTGGAAAGTCAGCATCAGCTTGGAGACCCTGTTCTGGCATCTGATCTGCAGAGCTTCGGTCGCGGTGCCGCTGTTCTGATTGCCAACCCTGCTGCCATGGACCGCTGGCTGGGGGTCCCCTCCGTGATCACGGCCCGCGAAGACCTGCAGGGGCTGGTGGCAGCGCTGACACCGCAGGGCTCTGATCTGGCGCTTGATGCCGTGGTCCACTTCCGTGAGCCTCGGATTCCTGTGGTGTCTCAGATGACCGACAGCGATGCATTACTGAGAGATGCCGGCGGTGATGCGGAGACAGTCGCACTGCTGACGAACCCTGCAGCTCTGCTGGCTGCCGATGCCAATGAGCCCCTGGCCCAGTGGATTGCTCCCCTTCTGCGGCAGTCGCTGGAATCCGTTCCGACCGGGGCCGCGGCTGCGGTCGTCGGACTTGACGAGGGGCCCATGCTCTGGCAACAGGGGCCGCAGGGCTGGGTGCTGGGCACCCGGCCTAACCGTCCCGATCCCGACATGGTGGATGGGAAGCTTCAGCAGCTCGGATTGACAGGCTCAACCCTCGACAGCGAAGGCCAGTCTGTTCAGGTCTGGACCCGTCTTGCCCGTCAGCGCCGTCGCGGCGAGGAGTCGCTGCAGGCTGAGCTCGCTGTCGCTCTGGAACGCCATGCCGGTGTGAACTGGTGGGCAGAGACGCTGGATGGTTTGCGCCGTCGCGGTGAGAGTGGTGATCTGATTCAGCGACAGCAGCAGTTGCAGGAGCTCGATTCTGCGAGCCAGTCAGGGCTGGCTCAGCAACTGGCATTCGCTGCGGCCCCCAGTCGCTCACACCTGGGTCAGTGGCGACCCTGGGGGCTGGTGCAGGGTGTGGCGGGTCGATCACTGCTGCCGGCTGTGAAAGGGTTGTCCATCGCCGCTGGGGCTGACCAGAACGCCGGCTCCGTGCAGGATGAACGTGTGAGCAGCTTGCGTCTGCGTGCGCGACTCCAGCTCGGTTGA
- a CDS encoding rhodanese-like domain-containing protein translates to MNGPTPKPLKARELNDWLSQNADLTVVDVREQQELAIAPFPHPVRHLPLSDAENWMGSIDELLPEDGSIVVLCHAGVRSWNFGCWLLENRPSLDVWNLEGGIDAWSVMVDSAVPRY, encoded by the coding sequence ATGAATGGACCCACCCCCAAACCCCTTAAAGCCAGGGAACTGAACGACTGGCTCAGCCAGAACGCCGATTTGACCGTTGTGGATGTGCGGGAGCAACAAGAGTTGGCGATCGCTCCATTTCCACATCCGGTCCGGCATTTGCCCCTGAGTGATGCTGAAAACTGGATGGGCAGCATTGATGAGCTGCTGCCAGAGGATGGCTCGATCGTGGTGCTATGCCATGCCGGTGTACGCAGCTGGAATTTCGGTTGCTGGCTGCTCGAGAATCGGCCGTCACTGGACGTGTGGAACCTCGAGGGTGGCATTGACGCCTGGAGCGTCATGGTGGATTCGGCAGTGCCGCGCTACTGA
- a CDS encoding heat-inducible transcriptional repressor HrcA, translated as MKPLPRRQQEVLQATVHHYVDTIEPVGSRALVQRFGIKASSATVRSAMGALEQRGLLTQPHTSAGRVPSPQGYRHYVDCLLPEPGAGAHHLERELTQLSLRWAALDDLLLQLARRLTDFTGLMSLISPPQRSQSQLRTIRLVRSEDRLLVMLVGDSSQADHLNLRLPHGCAGQVEALERWTSDQLLQAGTLDWSSLPQQLQPCGKALKDALENGNPSHRPIEQAPLVHGVSRLVAEPEFSDSARVRPLLDLMDSDPAAFVPAPAWSDGRVWIGQEHPQTALSRCSVVHASYRSGDGGVGQVALIGPMRMAYATARAAVNSVAVTLERLLS; from the coding sequence GTGAAGCCGCTGCCCCGTCGACAGCAGGAGGTCCTTCAGGCCACGGTCCACCATTACGTCGACACCATCGAACCGGTGGGCAGCAGAGCCTTGGTGCAGCGATTCGGGATCAAGGCCAGTTCGGCCACGGTGCGCTCGGCCATGGGAGCTCTCGAGCAACGTGGACTCCTGACTCAACCCCACACCTCGGCGGGTCGGGTTCCAAGCCCCCAGGGCTACCGCCACTATGTGGACTGCCTGCTGCCCGAACCCGGCGCGGGGGCCCATCACCTGGAGCGGGAATTGACCCAGCTGAGTCTGCGCTGGGCGGCACTGGATGATCTGCTGCTGCAGCTGGCGCGCCGGCTGACGGATTTCACAGGACTGATGAGCCTGATCAGCCCGCCGCAACGATCCCAGAGCCAGCTCCGAACCATTCGCCTGGTCCGCAGTGAAGATCGCCTGCTGGTGATGCTCGTGGGCGATTCCAGCCAGGCCGATCACCTCAATCTGCGGCTGCCCCACGGCTGTGCCGGTCAGGTGGAAGCCCTGGAACGCTGGACCTCAGACCAGCTTTTGCAGGCCGGGACACTGGACTGGAGCTCTCTTCCACAGCAGCTGCAACCCTGTGGGAAGGCACTCAAGGATGCCCTGGAAAACGGGAATCCCTCTCATCGCCCGATCGAGCAGGCACCTCTGGTGCATGGGGTGTCGAGGCTGGTGGCCGAACCCGAATTCAGTGACAGCGCCAGAGTGAGACCTCTTCTCGACCTCATGGACAGCGATCCGGCAGCATTTGTTCCCGCGCCTGCCTGGTCCGACGGAAGAGTCTGGATCGGCCAGGAGCATCCGCAGACAGCACTCAGCCGCTGCTCAGTCGTGCATGCCAGCTATCGCAGCGGTGACGGAGGTGTGGGACAGGTTGCCCTGATCGGGCCGATGCGGATGGCCTACGCAACAGCCCGTGCAGCCGTGAACTCCGTCGCAGTCACCCTGGAGCGCTTGCTTAGCTGA
- the trpB gene encoding tryptophan synthase subunit beta has protein sequence MTSTLPPKPTAQDLAVSSRPASSGRFGRFGGQYVPETLMPALAELEKAAAEAWNDPAFTAELNRLLRNYVGRATPLYEAERLTAHYRRSDGGPRIWLKREDLNHTGAHKINNALGQALLALRMGKKRIIAETGAGQHGVATATVCARFGLECVVYMGAEDMRRQALNVFRMRLLGASVQPVTAGTATLKDATSEAIRDWVTNVETTHYILGSVAGPHPYPMLVRDFHAVIGEEAREQCQQAFGRLPDVLMACVGGGSNAMGLFHPFVECSDVRLIGVEAAGDGVSTGRHAATMTEGTVGVLHGAMSLLLQDQDGQVQEAHSISAGLDYPGVGPEHSYLREIGRAEYGAVTDAQALHALQLVSRLEGIIPALETAHAFAWLEILCPTLPDGTEVVLNCSGRGDKDVNTVADQLGDAL, from the coding sequence TTGACCAGCACCCTGCCACCCAAGCCCACTGCTCAGGACCTGGCCGTCAGCTCCAGGCCAGCCTCCTCCGGTCGTTTCGGCCGTTTCGGTGGTCAGTACGTGCCTGAGACTCTGATGCCTGCCCTGGCTGAGCTCGAGAAGGCCGCGGCGGAGGCCTGGAACGATCCGGCTTTCACAGCCGAGCTCAACCGCCTGTTGCGCAACTACGTGGGCAGGGCCACACCTCTTTATGAGGCGGAGCGGCTCACTGCGCACTACCGCCGCAGTGACGGCGGACCCAGGATCTGGTTGAAGCGTGAGGACCTTAACCACACCGGTGCTCACAAAATCAACAATGCACTGGGGCAGGCGCTGCTGGCCTTGCGAATGGGCAAAAAGCGGATCATTGCGGAGACAGGAGCTGGTCAGCACGGGGTCGCCACGGCCACGGTCTGCGCCCGCTTCGGCCTGGAGTGTGTGGTGTACATGGGTGCTGAAGACATGCGCCGTCAGGCTCTGAATGTGTTCCGCATGCGTCTTCTTGGTGCCAGCGTTCAGCCTGTCACCGCCGGCACAGCCACACTCAAGGACGCCACCAGTGAGGCCATTCGTGACTGGGTGACGAATGTGGAGACCACGCATTACATCCTCGGATCAGTGGCGGGTCCCCATCCCTATCCGATGCTGGTCCGCGACTTCCATGCGGTGATCGGCGAGGAAGCAAGGGAACAGTGTCAGCAAGCGTTCGGCCGTTTGCCGGACGTGCTGATGGCCTGTGTTGGTGGGGGTTCCAACGCCATGGGGCTGTTTCATCCCTTCGTGGAGTGCAGCGATGTGCGTCTGATCGGAGTTGAGGCTGCCGGTGATGGTGTCTCCACAGGCCGTCATGCCGCCACGATGACTGAAGGCACGGTCGGAGTGCTTCACGGTGCCATGAGCCTGTTGCTGCAGGATCAGGACGGGCAGGTGCAGGAAGCTCATTCGATCAGCGCCGGCCTGGATTACCCCGGGGTCGGTCCTGAACACAGCTATCTGCGCGAGATCGGACGGGCCGAGTACGGCGCCGTCACTGATGCGCAAGCGCTCCATGCGTTGCAACTTGTGAGTCGACTGGAGGGCATCATTCCTGCCCTTGAAACAGCCCATGCATTCGCCTGGCTAGAGATCCTCTGTCCAACCCTGCCGGACGGCACTGAAGTTGTGCTGAACTGCTCTGGACGTGGTGACAAGGACGTGAACACGGTCGCTGATCAGCTTGGCGACGCACTCTGA
- a CDS encoding class I SAM-dependent methyltransferase: MTDSASTPRWADSSQGLGRWIERLIGIALLRRPLFFQARQLIIRTAERNGIPWRVRRRELQQAAAPLLSSTITPGLVPPAYYVARFHAYEQGNLCWQAAAEAEQATDAMALRIWPEESLAPSVAQTRLRDEIHRVVAPFLNDSIDQVLDLGCSVGVSTLHLGRWLRERAEQRQEPAPRIQGLDLSPDMLAVARVRDRERLVDGWLHAAAEDTGLADASFDLISLQFVCHELPQDATHAVLGEAARLLRPGGALLMVDQDPASSVLQRLPAAVATLLKSTEPYIEQYFSLDMAAALRAAGFRNLQITACDPRHRVIACLR, encoded by the coding sequence ATGACCGACTCTGCGTCTACGCCTCGATGGGCTGACTCAAGCCAGGGCCTTGGTCGCTGGATCGAACGTCTGATCGGTATCGCTCTGCTGAGGCGTCCCCTGTTCTTCCAGGCACGACAGCTGATTATTCGCACTGCAGAACGTAACGGCATTCCCTGGAGAGTCCGTCGCCGGGAACTGCAGCAGGCTGCAGCGCCGTTGTTGTCGAGCACCATCACTCCCGGCCTTGTGCCGCCGGCCTATTACGTGGCGCGTTTCCATGCCTATGAACAGGGCAACCTCTGCTGGCAGGCTGCTGCCGAAGCGGAGCAGGCCACCGATGCCATGGCCCTGCGCATCTGGCCGGAGGAATCGCTGGCGCCGTCCGTGGCGCAGACCCGCCTGAGGGATGAGATCCATCGCGTCGTGGCGCCCTTCCTGAACGACTCCATTGATCAGGTGCTCGATCTTGGCTGTTCAGTGGGTGTGAGCACCCTGCATCTCGGCCGCTGGTTGCGTGAGCGGGCTGAGCAGCGCCAAGAGCCCGCACCTCGGATTCAGGGTCTGGATCTTTCACCCGACATGCTCGCGGTCGCCCGGGTGCGGGATCGGGAGAGACTGGTGGATGGCTGGTTGCATGCAGCCGCGGAGGACACAGGTTTGGCGGATGCGTCCTTTGACCTGATCAGCCTCCAGTTCGTCTGCCATGAGCTGCCTCAGGACGCCACCCACGCCGTTTTGGGGGAAGCTGCGCGCTTGCTGCGGCCAGGAGGTGCTTTGTTGATGGTTGACCAGGATCCCGCCTCTTCCGTTCTTCAGCGCCTGCCGGCGGCGGTCGCCACATTGCTGAAAAGCACCGAGCCCTACATCGAGCAGTACTTCAGCCTCGACATGGCGGCGGCTCTGCGGGCAGCAGGGTTCCGGAATCTTCAAATCACTGCCTGTGATCCACGGCATCGCGTGATTGCCTGCTTACGCTGA
- a CDS encoding translation initiation factor yields MPKGGWQEFGNTDSLQRPSGPGKQPTAKAQQMVRVQPTRGGKGGKTVTVIRGLELNQEGLKALLKKLKTRIGSGGTAKDGLIELQGDQVEMALELLNKEGYRPKRAGG; encoded by the coding sequence ATGCCGAAAGGCGGGTGGCAGGAATTCGGTAACACAGACAGTCTGCAGCGGCCGAGCGGCCCAGGGAAGCAACCGACCGCGAAAGCCCAGCAGATGGTTCGAGTGCAGCCGACCCGAGGTGGAAAGGGCGGCAAGACAGTGACAGTGATCCGCGGTCTGGAGCTCAACCAAGAAGGCCTCAAAGCACTGCTGAAGAAACTCAAGACACGCATCGGCAGCGGTGGCACCGCAAAAGACGGCCTGATCGAACTTCAAGGCGATCAGGTGGAGATGGCGCTGGAACTGCTCAACAAAGAGGGGTACCGACCCAAGCGAGCTGGGGGCTGA
- the cysC gene encoding adenylyl-sulfate kinase, which produces MTASSSYGKLTNQGASTNIAWHQASVDRAARAEQRGHRSAILWFTGLSGAGKSTLANAVNQALFKRGLTTYVLDGDNIRHGLCKDLGFSDADREENIRRIGEVSKLFLDSGAIVLTAFVSPFRADRDKARNLVSEGDFIEIFCAADLNVCEQRDTKGLYAKARAGEIKEFTGISSPYEAPETPELSVDTGAADLANCVDQVVNELISRQIIPAQH; this is translated from the coding sequence ATGACCGCTTCGTCCAGCTACGGCAAGCTCACCAACCAGGGTGCGTCCACCAACATCGCCTGGCATCAGGCATCGGTTGACCGAGCAGCCCGCGCTGAACAACGGGGACACCGCAGCGCCATCCTCTGGTTCACAGGCCTGAGCGGTGCAGGCAAGAGCACACTCGCCAATGCGGTCAATCAGGCCCTGTTCAAGCGGGGACTTACCACCTACGTGCTCGACGGCGACAACATTCGCCATGGCCTCTGCAAGGACCTGGGTTTTTCCGATGCCGACCGCGAGGAGAACATCCGCCGCATCGGAGAGGTATCCAAACTCTTTCTGGATTCCGGTGCCATCGTTTTGACGGCATTCGTCTCGCCGTTCCGTGCTGACCGCGACAAGGCACGCAACCTGGTGAGCGAAGGTGATTTCATCGAAATCTTCTGTGCCGCTGATCTGAACGTGTGCGAACAGCGCGATACCAAAGGTCTCTATGCGAAGGCACGTGCTGGCGAAATCAAAGAATTCACGGGGATCTCAAGCCCCTATGAAGCACCAGAGACCCCGGAACTCTCTGTCGACACCGGCGCAGCAGACCTCGCCAACTGCGTGGATCAGGTTGTGAACGAGCTGATCTCCCGGCAAATCATTCCGGCCCAGCACTGA
- a CDS encoding AI-2E family transporter → MTSWPAWIRWGLVLPLLTLNLFVIRQLLLPLAPFPGLFLTAALIAFLLDIPCRWLTGRGIRRWVAIVFVTLATIGALVFAALTLVPLLIEQLGQLINALPGLLLAAQEWVNRLQEWASMRGLPTEFGDLSSDLLSRASTVASQLSQSLLSILGATLGTTINTVIVLVLAVFFLIGSDSITKGLARWLPDEWRALVTSTLVRTFRGYFGGQVILALILTLGQIVVFTLLEIPYGVLFAVLIGFTTLIPYASALTIVAVSGLLAFQNPSTGLETLVAAIVVGQIVDQVIQPRLMGSIVGLQPAWLLIALPLGAKAGDLYGLGDLLGLLLAVPVASCLKTFVDAWAEHQGIHAVVSDVSAGPE, encoded by the coding sequence ATGACGTCCTGGCCAGCCTGGATTCGCTGGGGATTGGTGCTGCCGTTGCTGACCCTCAACCTGTTCGTAATCCGTCAGCTTCTCCTGCCGCTGGCTCCGTTTCCGGGCCTGTTCCTCACCGCGGCGTTGATTGCGTTCCTGCTGGATATTCCCTGCCGCTGGCTCACCGGTCGGGGGATTCGCCGCTGGGTGGCGATCGTGTTCGTCACCCTCGCCACGATCGGTGCACTGGTCTTCGCTGCGCTGACCCTGGTGCCGCTGCTGATTGAGCAGCTTGGTCAGTTGATCAATGCTTTGCCTGGACTGCTCCTGGCGGCTCAGGAGTGGGTCAACCGTCTTCAGGAGTGGGCATCAATGCGTGGACTGCCCACTGAGTTTGGAGACCTCAGCAGTGATCTGCTCTCCCGTGCAAGCACCGTGGCCAGTCAGCTCAGTCAGAGCTTGCTGAGCATCCTCGGGGCCACACTCGGCACCACGATCAACACGGTGATCGTGCTTGTTTTGGCGGTGTTCTTCCTGATCGGAAGCGACTCGATCACGAAGGGCCTGGCTCGCTGGCTGCCTGATGAATGGCGTGCTCTGGTGACCAGCACGCTGGTTCGCACCTTCCGTGGTTACTTCGGCGGTCAAGTGATCCTGGCGCTGATCCTGACGCTGGGTCAGATCGTGGTCTTCACCCTTCTTGAGATCCCCTATGGAGTGCTGTTTGCAGTACTGATCGGTTTCACAACCCTGATCCCCTATGCCAGCGCTTTGACCATCGTCGCTGTGAGTGGCTTACTCGCTTTTCAGAATCCCAGTACAGGCCTCGAGACTCTGGTGGCCGCGATCGTGGTGGGTCAGATCGTCGATCAGGTCATTCAGCCGCGTCTGATGGGAAGCATCGTGGGGCTGCAGCCAGCCTGGCTGCTGATTGCCCTGCCCCTGGGAGCGAAGGCCGGAGACCTTTACGGCCTCGGAGATCTGTTGGGTCTGCTTCTGGCAGTGCCTGTCGCCAGCTGCCTCAAGACGTTTGTGGATGCCTGGGCAGAGCATCAGGGCATCCACGCGGTCGTCAGTGACGTCAGTGCTGGGCCGGAATGA